From the Arthrobacter sp. PM3 genome, one window contains:
- a CDS encoding UDP-glucose/GDP-mannose dehydrogenase family protein: MTLRLTVIGTGYLGATHAACMAELGFEVLGVDVDKEKIDSLSRGELPIHEPGLPELLRKHTESGRLRFTTSFEEAGAFGDVHFIAVGTPQRAGEHAADMTYVDASVAAIARAATKDSLIVGKSTVPVGSARRLKGLVAEEARDGVKVNFAWNPEFLREGFAVEDTLRPDRLVIGTDSAAAEAVLREVYADAISRQTPFISTDFETAELVKVAANAFLATKISFINAFSEVTETVGGNIRTLADAIGLDARIGRRFLNAGIGFGGGCLPKDIRALQARVSELGLDTTMRFLNEVDEVNLRRRDRAVHVAETLLGSLEGKRVAVLGVAFKPNSDDVRDSPALDVAARLFNSGADVSVYDPAANANAAKRYPRLNYVGSMATAVADADLVMLLTEWTEFRDADPSALAASVAHKRMFDGRNVLDHDQWTAAGWDIVSLGHKSELLELAAAN, from the coding sequence GTGACACTACGACTAACCGTTATCGGTACGGGATACCTCGGCGCGACCCATGCGGCCTGCATGGCGGAACTCGGGTTCGAGGTCCTGGGAGTCGACGTCGACAAAGAAAAGATCGACAGCCTGAGCCGGGGCGAACTGCCCATCCACGAGCCGGGCCTGCCCGAGCTCCTGCGCAAACACACCGAGTCCGGCCGCCTGCGCTTCACCACCTCGTTCGAAGAAGCCGGCGCTTTCGGCGACGTCCACTTCATCGCCGTCGGAACCCCGCAGCGGGCCGGCGAGCACGCCGCGGACATGACCTACGTGGACGCTTCGGTGGCCGCGATTGCCCGGGCCGCCACGAAGGACTCCCTGATCGTGGGCAAGTCGACCGTTCCGGTCGGCTCCGCCCGCCGGCTCAAGGGGCTCGTGGCCGAAGAGGCGCGCGACGGCGTCAAGGTCAACTTCGCCTGGAATCCCGAGTTCCTGCGTGAAGGCTTCGCTGTGGAGGACACCCTCCGTCCGGACCGCCTGGTGATCGGCACCGACTCGGCCGCCGCCGAGGCCGTACTGCGCGAGGTCTACGCGGACGCAATCAGCCGCCAGACTCCGTTCATCTCCACGGACTTCGAGACCGCGGAACTGGTCAAGGTTGCCGCTAACGCTTTCCTGGCGACCAAGATCTCGTTCATTAACGCTTTCTCCGAGGTCACCGAGACCGTCGGCGGCAACATCCGCACGCTGGCCGACGCGATCGGGCTGGACGCCCGGATCGGACGCCGGTTCCTGAACGCCGGGATCGGCTTCGGCGGCGGCTGCCTGCCGAAGGACATCCGCGCACTGCAGGCCCGGGTCTCCGAGCTCGGCCTGGACACCACGATGCGTTTCCTGAACGAAGTGGACGAGGTCAACCTGCGCCGCCGCGACCGTGCCGTCCACGTCGCCGAAACCCTGCTGGGAAGCCTCGAGGGCAAGCGCGTGGCCGTGCTCGGCGTCGCGTTCAAGCCCAACAGCGATGACGTCCGCGATTCACCCGCCCTGGACGTTGCCGCCCGGCTGTTCAACAGCGGAGCGGACGTCAGCGTCTACGACCCCGCGGCGAACGCGAATGCCGCCAAGCGGTACCCGCGCCTGAACTACGTCGGCTCCATGGCCACGGCGGTGGCGGACGCTGACCTCGTCATGCTCCTGACCGAATGGACCGAATTCCGGGACGCCGATCCCTCCGCGCTGGCGGCCTCCGTGGCGCACAAGCGTATGTTCGACGGCCGCAACGTCCTGGACCACGACCAGTGGACCGCGGCAGGCTGGGACATTGTGTCCCTGGGCCACAAGAGCGAGCTCCTGGAGCTGGCCGCAGCCAACTAG
- a CDS encoding glycoside hydrolase family protein encodes MDRRTFLTLPLALGAAALAGCTPDTPPGPRPTSGTPTPSISPSPRKSPLPRRPIPPYASKGIGMPRFDGFGFKELDTLNLDWFYDWGPDYPPLRVASTQAAEFVPMVWGRGSLERKAIQQVKSEVPWTGAQNLLGFNEPDHTGQADMSVDTAISLWPQLEHSGLRLGSPAPVQALGDWLQKFMDQADKKNRRVDFVAMHWYAPPHTDSFLNTVQKLHERYGKPVWITEYAVADWKATPKSPSRFTEKEILAFMKDTAAGLRKMPFVERFAWKTRVHGDPIMGASALFRSNGSLTPTGELYSSL; translated from the coding sequence ATGGACCGCAGGACCTTCCTGACGCTGCCCCTGGCCCTGGGCGCCGCCGCCCTCGCGGGCTGCACGCCGGACACCCCACCAGGGCCCCGGCCGACGTCGGGCACGCCGACACCCAGCATTTCCCCGTCCCCGCGGAAATCGCCGCTGCCGCGCCGGCCCATCCCCCCGTACGCGAGCAAGGGCATCGGCATGCCCCGGTTCGACGGGTTCGGCTTCAAGGAACTGGATACCCTGAATCTCGACTGGTTCTACGACTGGGGCCCGGACTATCCGCCCCTCCGGGTAGCCTCCACCCAGGCCGCTGAATTCGTGCCCATGGTCTGGGGGCGCGGCTCCCTGGAGCGGAAAGCCATTCAGCAGGTCAAGTCCGAGGTCCCGTGGACCGGCGCGCAGAATCTGCTGGGCTTCAACGAGCCCGATCACACCGGCCAGGCCGACATGTCCGTGGATACCGCCATCAGTCTTTGGCCCCAGCTGGAGCATTCGGGCCTCAGGCTGGGATCGCCCGCCCCGGTACAGGCGCTGGGCGACTGGCTCCAAAAATTCATGGACCAGGCCGACAAGAAAAACCGCCGCGTGGATTTCGTCGCCATGCACTGGTATGCACCGCCCCACACGGACTCGTTCCTCAACACGGTGCAAAAACTGCACGAACGCTACGGCAAACCCGTCTGGATCACCGAATACGCCGTCGCCGACTGGAAGGCCACTCCAAAGTCACCCAGCCGGTTCACGGAGAAGGAGATCCTGGCGTTCATGAAAGACACCGCCGCCGGACTCCGGAAAATGCCCTTCGTGGAGCGCTTCGCCTGGAAGACCCGCGTCCACGGCGATCCGATCATGGGCGCATCCGCCCTCTTCCGGAGCAACGGGTCCCTGACGCCCACGGGCGAGCTCTACAGCTCGCTGTAG
- a CDS encoding glycosyltransferase family 2 protein: protein MKTVRWNQWQDFELPSGIDVPRSKVSVIIPAKTGQEQLDICLAALAGQDYPADLMEVIVVDHGSIPALRLPEWVPQSYRIVRHEEGKGPGAARAAGADRAQGEILMFMDSDIIASRSMVANYVKWPAALEESLVLGFRDFIDPVGLSADDVKSHAQAGTLEELLFPRLGQEGQDWIDNFLKRSNDNQANREDLWNVVVGAGLALSRRFYDYIGGFRDFRVHGIEDTEFGFRVFQGGGVIIPDRACHGYHLGLRAMSVSGEKIKRDRRGLLANYIAHDRTRPRLANAVWQVPKVRAQIISLPDDSFETIQATADDLLASSFTDLGIEIFSQDSTTSLELVEYYSANSRVAVLAGSPGAGFPSPFTLRVAAGVKLAVDSVDKILRNALRDPKGVVAYVANSDGVSLEFWRTRALSRAGFSSAVSSGDESRQFVREMFGESWKSGEEVGISRPLEEVVAS, encoded by the coding sequence GTGAAAACGGTTAGATGGAATCAGTGGCAGGACTTTGAACTTCCATCGGGCATAGATGTTCCACGAAGCAAGGTCAGCGTAATCATCCCGGCAAAGACTGGCCAAGAGCAGCTCGATATCTGTCTGGCTGCCTTGGCGGGACAAGATTACCCTGCAGATCTAATGGAAGTGATCGTGGTAGACCACGGGTCAATCCCAGCGCTTCGCCTTCCGGAATGGGTACCCCAGAGCTACCGCATCGTCCGGCATGAGGAGGGGAAGGGACCTGGGGCTGCTCGTGCGGCAGGAGCCGATCGAGCGCAGGGCGAAATATTGATGTTCATGGATTCGGACATCATTGCCAGCCGCTCAATGGTGGCCAACTACGTGAAGTGGCCAGCAGCGCTTGAAGAGTCCCTTGTTCTGGGGTTCCGTGATTTCATCGATCCGGTCGGTCTCTCAGCGGATGATGTGAAGTCCCACGCGCAGGCAGGGACTCTCGAAGAGTTGCTCTTTCCTCGCCTCGGTCAGGAAGGGCAGGACTGGATTGACAACTTTCTGAAGCGATCCAACGACAACCAGGCGAACCGAGAAGACCTCTGGAATGTTGTAGTCGGTGCAGGTTTGGCTCTGAGCCGCAGGTTCTACGACTACATCGGAGGCTTCCGGGATTTCCGTGTGCACGGGATTGAGGATACGGAATTTGGATTCCGCGTGTTCCAGGGTGGCGGTGTAATAATCCCCGATCGGGCTTGCCACGGCTACCATTTGGGTCTACGGGCGATGAGCGTTAGCGGGGAGAAGATTAAGCGAGACCGTCGAGGTCTTCTGGCCAATTACATCGCTCATGATCGCACACGGCCCCGCCTCGCCAACGCGGTCTGGCAGGTTCCAAAGGTTCGCGCGCAGATTATTTCCCTCCCTGACGATAGCTTCGAAACCATACAAGCAACCGCGGACGACTTGCTGGCGTCGTCGTTTACGGATCTCGGTATTGAGATATTCTCTCAGGACTCCACGACATCATTGGAACTTGTCGAGTACTATTCGGCAAATTCCCGAGTTGCTGTCCTCGCGGGAAGCCCGGGCGCCGGATTTCCCTCTCCGTTTACATTGAGGGTTGCTGCCGGAGTCAAGCTGGCCGTAGACAGCGTCGACAAAATTCTTAGGAATGCACTTCGCGACCCGAAGGGCGTCGTTGCTTATGTAGCGAACAGTGATGGGGTGTCCCTGGAATTCTGGCGCACAAGGGCCTTGAGTCGTGCCGGCTTCTCCTCCGCTGTTTCCTCCGGAGATGAAAGCCGTCAGTTTGTGCGTGAGATGTTCGGTGAATCTTGGAAATCTGGTGAAGAGGTCGGCATAAGCCGGCCTCTCGAGGAAGTGGTCGCCTCGTGA
- a CDS encoding glycosyl hydrolase produces MERRKFLSLPLAAMAAPAAMAATAGSAQAASIPTVPAVTLPADTQKGFGWGGKDALALTQIKSLKLDWHYTWGSHYNVTTNPPFVPMVKSERTLLEQDALGWVTRQLAETKTKHLLGFNEPDNTAQANMSVDRAIQLWPKLMATGLRLGSPACTSPRSAWLADFMTKAKNKGLRVDFITTHVYAWPRADDFLNKITVLHEKYGKPIWVTEYAVADWDATATRPSIYTRAQTEDFMRATVAGLRAMPFVERFAWKTRPAGDIRMGCSALFHTNGTLTTTGKLYASL; encoded by the coding sequence ATGGAACGCCGCAAGTTTCTTAGCCTCCCCCTGGCCGCCATGGCGGCTCCGGCCGCCATGGCCGCCACCGCGGGATCCGCCCAGGCGGCCAGCATCCCCACGGTCCCGGCCGTCACGCTGCCCGCGGATACGCAAAAGGGATTCGGCTGGGGCGGCAAGGACGCCCTGGCGCTCACGCAGATCAAGAGCCTCAAACTGGACTGGCACTACACCTGGGGCTCGCACTACAACGTCACCACGAATCCGCCCTTCGTTCCCATGGTCAAGAGCGAGCGGACCCTGCTGGAACAGGACGCCCTCGGCTGGGTGACCCGTCAGCTGGCCGAAACGAAGACCAAGCACCTCCTGGGCTTCAACGAGCCCGACAACACAGCGCAGGCGAACATGTCCGTGGACCGGGCCATCCAGCTCTGGCCCAAGCTGATGGCAACCGGGCTGCGGCTCGGGTCGCCGGCATGCACGAGCCCCCGCAGTGCGTGGCTGGCCGACTTCATGACCAAGGCGAAGAACAAGGGTCTTCGCGTCGACTTCATCACCACTCACGTCTACGCCTGGCCCAGGGCCGACGACTTCCTGAACAAGATCACCGTGCTCCACGAGAAATACGGCAAGCCCATCTGGGTGACCGAGTACGCCGTGGCCGACTGGGACGCGACGGCGACACGGCCCTCCATCTACACCCGGGCCCAGACCGAGGACTTTATGCGGGCCACCGTGGCCGGCCTGCGCGCCATGCCGTTCGTCGAGCGCTTTGCGTGGAAGACCCGGCCGGCGGGCGACATCAGGATGGGCTGCTCGGCCCTCTTCCACACCAACGGGACGCTGACGACCACCGGCAAGCTCTACGCGTCGCTGTAA
- a CDS encoding glycosyltransferase family 2 protein translates to MKFKIVNYQAHRISGWVYEPDADQGTTVLDLVVNGETVSALTCNIFRDELSAEEFSTRNVGFLGSLPPQFWTGDEHDVALIHRGTGNVLTQRGISTSDFRIAGTELSADFMVTPQGQVAGWASTENRPAYARVTVDGTVIDQGRTDRRVLPWKRDTVKFDAPFGYMHGIQIPAEFFDGQAHRVQIFAGGEPHAPVLVLDQTLKLAAEHTDAATSEAQRLQHETPGGSSSWIRAARVRPEIRVARMALTECYASIVLTGEPQYRRLVLRLGEAEVTLTALTEPSENNPEAEGLQRYGGEIPLEGRFTDSIPLFTPGADVGSSYDLRLGDATGRRPAGLPEAVVPDVGGEFLLSETVLDGGMFTGWAFHTADLDLPVELVLREVTETEETDLNRSSAVLKNKDARLQYGIRRAGYALALPSSVLESRTAHLRLVAVHPQGERVLWEDRAFLATDSFLLAQALQASSSAYATALLGNARRAGRRDFVESFLGTYQIAQADISLEELEAAIFSRKQSAGAVLEPARGAIWYWVEELRVNPGRLQWFTANAIRNRNGGARDVLAYAASKGRYDFGQLHGVLESYRAQLFRESAAGMLREEHWKSGVLSMARFLYAAPRDETDQLDALTLYSMLQEWRGLEAITGVDRAFYGDLLRWRREFAGSARVLTEEDPDIQHDYSQNLLALNAVNPHVTGEPGNADAWLAGLNELLKEGGAAPIALQEDRVSFYNVTTDLPPAAEDPDAPLVTVIMPIYEPSAATNTAVDSLLRQTWRKLEIIMIDDCSPEQDADGRPTPYRQQLQDLAARDPRIRLVLNEANRGSYSVRNDALDLANGDLITVADKDDWHHPQQIELQVRDFLAAPDRVANMTNWVRVDEQLTFVLRSATGRVVYPSMASLMFRRDPVLKDLGYWDTVRKSGDSEFKSRIENYYGITVEPITAAPLAFALMDGANLTRDDMGVGYLAPERRAYLRGYKSWHREIRDSGESPYMPKSMEERRFVAPAAYLPGARPEGPAQYDVVFASEFGFLAGNSTSLFNEISVCLNAGLRVGVIPIQNGLIPSASKRQFSRKIDDLVLTGQVDRLSLDSAAETDLLVVRWPTALQVAPDVPSKVKPKRAVIVSNHPPFEPSGERRSYDIGVVTRNVEVLFGVRPLWAPQSEQIGAMIAPLMPVSDLTSFSWKGIIELKEQASHNRYRAGRPTIGRHARDDAAKWPSDRQVFKQVYPADGSADVCILGGAKVPVRKGFLPRNPPSWEIFVFNEISVEEYLSEKIDFFVYFHSDGWLEAFGMAILEAMSYGVVCVLPRHFEPVFKDAAVYAEPDQVKDVINELWDSQRYAQQQQRAVRFIEQECTPEAYLRRLSGLGVEVEKNES, encoded by the coding sequence ATGAAGTTCAAGATTGTCAATTACCAGGCCCACCGGATCAGCGGTTGGGTGTACGAACCTGACGCCGATCAGGGAACGACGGTGTTGGACCTCGTGGTCAACGGGGAGACCGTTTCCGCGCTCACATGCAACATCTTCCGGGACGAGCTCTCGGCTGAGGAGTTCAGCACCCGAAATGTGGGCTTCCTTGGCAGCTTGCCTCCGCAGTTCTGGACCGGTGATGAGCACGACGTCGCCCTCATCCACCGCGGGACCGGCAATGTCCTGACGCAGAGAGGGATCAGTACATCTGATTTCCGGATCGCGGGCACGGAGCTCAGCGCCGACTTCATGGTTACCCCGCAGGGTCAAGTGGCCGGGTGGGCAAGCACTGAAAACCGGCCGGCGTACGCCCGAGTGACCGTGGACGGCACAGTCATCGACCAGGGGAGAACCGACCGGCGCGTCCTTCCATGGAAGCGCGACACGGTGAAGTTCGACGCCCCCTTCGGCTACATGCACGGCATCCAGATTCCTGCCGAATTCTTCGACGGGCAGGCCCATCGGGTCCAGATATTCGCCGGTGGTGAGCCGCACGCACCGGTGCTGGTGTTGGACCAGACGCTGAAGCTTGCGGCCGAGCACACCGACGCCGCAACAAGCGAAGCGCAGCGGCTGCAGCATGAAACACCCGGTGGTTCCTCCTCATGGATCAGGGCCGCCCGGGTTCGCCCCGAGATCCGCGTTGCCCGCATGGCACTGACGGAATGTTATGCCTCGATCGTTTTGACGGGGGAGCCGCAGTACCGGCGGCTGGTGCTGCGACTGGGTGAGGCTGAAGTGACCCTCACGGCACTGACTGAGCCTTCCGAGAACAATCCCGAGGCCGAGGGACTCCAGCGGTATGGCGGCGAAATCCCACTTGAGGGCCGGTTCACTGACTCCATCCCGCTCTTCACCCCGGGTGCCGACGTCGGCAGTTCCTATGACCTCCGTCTGGGGGATGCTACGGGCCGCAGGCCCGCGGGGCTTCCCGAAGCCGTCGTGCCGGACGTCGGCGGGGAATTCCTGCTCTCAGAGACTGTTCTCGACGGCGGGATGTTCACCGGGTGGGCATTCCACACGGCCGATCTCGATCTCCCTGTGGAGCTCGTCCTGCGTGAAGTAACGGAGACGGAAGAGACGGACCTCAACCGGTCCTCGGCTGTCTTGAAGAACAAGGACGCCAGACTGCAGTATGGCATCCGCCGAGCCGGATACGCGCTGGCGCTGCCGTCCTCAGTTCTTGAGTCCCGTACTGCCCATCTGCGTCTCGTTGCCGTCCACCCGCAGGGGGAGCGGGTCCTCTGGGAGGACCGCGCCTTCCTGGCAACCGACAGTTTCTTGTTGGCTCAGGCGCTGCAGGCGTCATCCTCGGCCTACGCAACTGCGCTTCTGGGCAATGCAAGGCGGGCTGGCCGCCGGGACTTTGTTGAGTCTTTCCTTGGTACGTACCAAATTGCCCAGGCGGACATCAGCCTGGAAGAGCTCGAAGCGGCCATCTTCTCCCGGAAGCAGAGTGCCGGGGCTGTGCTGGAGCCTGCGCGAGGGGCGATCTGGTACTGGGTTGAAGAGCTTCGCGTCAATCCGGGCCGGCTCCAGTGGTTCACGGCTAACGCAATCCGTAATCGCAATGGCGGAGCCCGCGATGTCCTCGCCTACGCTGCCTCCAAAGGCCGTTATGACTTTGGCCAGCTCCATGGGGTTCTCGAGTCCTATCGCGCGCAGCTCTTCCGGGAGTCGGCTGCCGGGATGTTGCGGGAGGAGCATTGGAAATCCGGCGTGCTCTCCATGGCCCGATTCCTCTATGCGGCTCCCCGGGATGAGACGGACCAGCTGGATGCGCTGACCCTGTACTCCATGCTCCAAGAATGGCGGGGCCTGGAGGCCATCACCGGCGTCGACCGCGCTTTTTATGGGGACCTCCTCAGGTGGCGCCGTGAATTCGCGGGATCCGCCAGGGTGCTCACAGAAGAAGATCCCGACATCCAGCACGACTACTCGCAAAATCTGTTGGCGCTCAACGCGGTGAATCCCCACGTGACCGGGGAGCCCGGTAACGCCGACGCCTGGCTGGCCGGCTTGAACGAGCTGCTCAAAGAAGGCGGGGCGGCCCCGATCGCGCTGCAGGAGGACCGCGTCAGCTTCTACAACGTCACCACGGACCTGCCCCCAGCGGCTGAGGACCCGGACGCCCCCCTGGTGACCGTCATCATGCCAATTTACGAGCCCAGCGCCGCAACCAACACCGCGGTGGACTCGCTCCTGCGGCAGACCTGGCGCAAGCTCGAGATCATCATGATCGACGACTGCTCACCCGAGCAGGACGCCGACGGCCGCCCCACTCCGTACCGGCAACAGCTGCAGGACCTGGCCGCCCGTGACCCCCGCATTCGTCTGGTGCTCAATGAGGCGAACCGTGGCTCCTACTCCGTGCGCAACGACGCACTCGACCTGGCCAACGGCGACCTGATCACTGTGGCGGACAAGGACGATTGGCACCACCCGCAGCAGATCGAGCTGCAGGTTCGCGACTTCCTGGCAGCCCCCGACCGCGTGGCGAACATGACCAACTGGGTCCGCGTGGACGAGCAACTAACTTTCGTGCTGCGCTCCGCCACGGGGCGGGTGGTGTACCCGTCCATGGCGTCATTGATGTTCCGCCGCGATCCAGTGCTGAAAGACCTCGGCTACTGGGACACGGTCCGTAAATCCGGGGACTCGGAGTTCAAGAGCCGCATCGAGAACTACTACGGCATCACCGTGGAACCGATAACCGCGGCGCCGCTGGCCTTCGCCCTCATGGACGGTGCAAACCTAACTCGTGATGACATGGGTGTGGGCTACCTCGCTCCGGAACGCCGGGCCTACCTTCGTGGCTACAAGAGCTGGCATCGTGAGATTCGGGATTCCGGTGAATCACCCTATATGCCGAAGTCGATGGAAGAGCGGCGCTTTGTCGCCCCGGCCGCTTACCTGCCGGGAGCTCGCCCGGAAGGGCCCGCCCAGTATGACGTGGTCTTCGCCTCGGAGTTCGGCTTCCTCGCCGGCAACTCCACATCACTGTTCAACGAGATCTCGGTCTGTCTGAACGCAGGCCTCCGGGTCGGCGTGATCCCGATCCAGAACGGCCTGATCCCATCGGCCTCCAAGCGGCAGTTCAGCCGCAAGATCGATGACCTCGTGCTGACTGGCCAGGTGGACCGGCTGTCCCTGGACAGCGCAGCAGAGACTGACCTTCTCGTTGTGCGGTGGCCCACCGCGCTGCAGGTTGCTCCGGACGTCCCGTCCAAGGTGAAGCCCAAGAGGGCGGTCATCGTCTCTAATCACCCGCCGTTCGAACCCAGCGGCGAACGGCGCAGCTATGACATCGGCGTTGTCACCCGCAACGTCGAGGTGCTTTTCGGCGTGCGGCCGCTCTGGGCTCCGCAGAGTGAGCAGATCGGCGCCATGATCGCGCCACTCATGCCGGTGTCGGACCTTACAAGCTTCTCTTGGAAGGGCATCATCGAGCTCAAAGAGCAGGCGAGCCACAACCGGTACCGGGCCGGCCGGCCGACCATTGGCCGGCATGCGCGTGATGACGCTGCAAAATGGCCTTCCGACCGACAGGTCTTCAAGCAGGTCTATCCGGCCGACGGCTCTGCGGATGTCTGCATACTCGGCGGGGCCAAGGTGCCTGTGCGGAAGGGCTTCCTCCCGCGGAATCCGCCCTCGTGGGAGATCTTCGTCTTCAATGAGATCAGTGTTGAAGAGTACCTGTCGGAGAAGATCGACTTCTTTGTCTACTTCCACAGTGACGGGTGGCTTGAAGCCTTCGGCATGGCCATCCTCGAAGCCATGAGCTACGGGGTGGTCTGTGTTCTGCCACGCCACTTTGAACCGGTGTTCAAAGATGCAGCGGTTTACGCTGAACCGGACCAGGTCAAGGATGTCATCAACGAGTTGTGGGATTCGCAGCGCTATGCGCAACAGCAGCAGCGCGCGGTCCGTTTTATCGAGCAGGAATGTACTCCGGAGGCCTATCTGAGGCGCTTGTCCGGTCTAGGCGTGGAAGTCGAGAAGAATGAAAGCTAA
- the wecB gene encoding non-hydrolyzing UDP-N-acetylglucosamine 2-epimerase: MHSIMPIFGTRPEAIKMAPIVSALQESPLFRCIVTVTGQHREMLDQVNELFGIVPDHDLNILQQGQSLSAIMTRTIDGLDKLFAGSRPDAVVVQGDTTTSTAAAIAAFYHGIPVVHVEAGLRSGDLLSPFPEEANRKITSQITRLHLAPTSTSRDNLLKEGISPEDIMVTGNTVIDALLATVDKQVPFTDPQLEDLAAGGRRILLVTTHRRENQGESMRGVGRALARIADAEPDLAIVLPAHKNPVVREAVLPSLEGKANVLVTEPLAYGEFTRLLSRAHIVLTDSGGVQEEAPSLGKPVLVMRDNTERPEALEAGTVKLIGTDEERIVSEVTRLLHDSAHFAAMANAVNPYGDGKAAARTVAAIEELLGVGYRTAEFTGA; the protein is encoded by the coding sequence GAACCAGGCCGGAGGCCATCAAGATGGCGCCGATCGTCAGCGCCCTGCAGGAGTCTCCGCTCTTCCGCTGCATCGTGACCGTCACAGGACAGCACCGCGAGATGCTGGACCAGGTCAATGAACTGTTCGGCATCGTCCCGGATCATGACCTTAACATCCTGCAGCAGGGCCAGTCCCTCTCCGCCATCATGACCCGGACCATCGACGGGCTGGACAAGCTCTTCGCCGGCAGCCGGCCGGACGCCGTCGTCGTCCAGGGCGACACCACCACGTCCACAGCCGCCGCCATCGCGGCATTCTACCATGGGATCCCCGTGGTCCACGTCGAGGCCGGACTGCGCAGCGGTGACCTGCTCTCCCCGTTCCCGGAGGAGGCCAACCGCAAGATCACCAGCCAGATCACGCGGCTGCACCTGGCCCCCACCTCCACCAGCAGGGACAACCTGCTCAAGGAAGGCATCAGCCCCGAGGACATCATGGTCACCGGAAACACCGTGATCGATGCCCTGCTGGCCACGGTGGACAAGCAGGTCCCCTTCACCGACCCGCAGCTGGAGGACCTGGCCGCCGGCGGCCGCCGGATCCTGCTGGTCACCACCCACCGGCGCGAGAACCAGGGCGAGTCCATGCGTGGTGTGGGCCGGGCACTGGCCCGGATCGCCGACGCCGAGCCGGACCTGGCAATCGTGCTCCCCGCCCACAAGAACCCCGTGGTGCGCGAGGCCGTCCTGCCGTCGCTGGAGGGCAAGGCCAACGTCCTGGTGACGGAGCCGCTGGCCTACGGCGAATTCACCCGGCTGCTCTCCCGGGCGCACATCGTCCTCACGGACTCCGGCGGGGTTCAGGAGGAAGCCCCCAGCCTGGGCAAGCCGGTCCTGGTAATGCGGGACAACACCGAACGGCCCGAGGCGCTGGAGGCCGGCACGGTCAAGCTGATCGGCACTGACGAGGAACGGATTGTTTCCGAGGTCACCCGGCTCCTGCACGACTCCGCACACTTTGCCGCCATGGCCAACGCGGTCAATCCGTACGGCGACGGCAAGGCCGCCGCCCGGACGGTCGCCGCGATTGAAGAGCTCCTCGGCGTCGGCTACCGGACCGCGGAGTTCACCGGGGCATAA